A window of Desulfovibrionales bacterium contains these coding sequences:
- a CDS encoding P-II family nitrogen regulator, with translation MKKIEAIIKPFKIDEVKDALSLIGIKGMTITEVKGFGRQKGHKEVYRGAEYVVDFVPKIKIEVVIDDVMVERVVETIIKSAHTGKIGDGKIFVYSIDEVIRIRTGEKGKDAV, from the coding sequence GTGAAAAAGATAGAAGCGATTATTAAGCCGTTTAAGATTGACGAGGTAAAGGATGCCCTCAGCCTAATCGGGATAAAGGGCATGACCATTACCGAAGTAAAGGGTTTTGGACGTCAAAAGGGCCATAAGGAAGTCTATCGCGGGGCTGAATACGTGGTGGACTTTGTGCCCAAGATCAAGATTGAGGTGGTCATTGATGATGTGATGGTCGAGCGGGTGGTGGAAACTATTATAAAGAGCGCCCATACGGGAAAGATCGGTGACGGCAAGATATTTGTCTATTCCATAGATGAGGTGATTCGGATCAGGACAGGAGAAAAGGGCAAAGATGCGGTCTGA